Below is a window of Planococcus rifietoensis DNA.
ATGACGAGAATTATAAGGGAGCAGGCAAGCTGGAAGGAAAAGTCGCATTGATCACAGGAGGCGACAGCGGAATCGGCCGCGCCGTTGCGATCGCTTATGCCAAGGAAGGCGCGCACATTGCGATTGCTTACTTGGATGAACACGAAGATGCGGATAAAACCATTGAAGCCGTAAAAGCTTACGGTGCAGAAGCGCAGAAATTTGCCACGGACGTGAGTCAAGTGGAAAACTGCCACCAATTAGTTGTCGATGTCATTGCCGAATTCGGGCAATTGAACGTTCTCGTCAATAATGCGGGCAAGCAATTCCCGACAGAGGATTTCCTCGACATCAGCCCGGAACAATTACATGAAACCTTTGAGACGAATATTTACAGCATGTTTTATCTATCCCAAGCCGCCTTGCCCCATCTCTCTAAAGGAGACAGCATCATCAATACATCATCCGTGACGGCTTATCGCGGCTCGCCGGCACTCATTGATTATTCATCCACTAAAGGAGCCATCACCAGTTTCACGCGTTCATTGGCTGCGAATGTCAGCGAACAGGGCATCCGTGTCAATTCAGTCGCACCAGGCCCGATTTGGACGCCGTTGATCCCTGCCACATTCGACGCTGAAAAATCCGGCAAGCAAGGCGAAGACACGCCGTTAGAACGGCGCGGACAGCCGGCTGAACTCGCCCCGGCATACGTTTATCTCGCCTCCACCGATTCCACATATGTGACAGGCCAGGCAATCCATGTAAACGGCGGAGACTTCATCACTTCATAATATTCCAGTTAAACAACAAGCCGGCCACTCCATGTGGCCGGCTTTTCAAATCGTTTCCTTCACAGGTGGATAAAACCGTGTTTTTTGCAGCGCTGAGAAATGGGCTAGCGGCTCTTGCCTATTCCATCCAGCAGGAAGAAATCCAGCAAGCGAATTCTCGGCTATTTCTATATGAATTTTTTGCAATTGCCACGGGACGTGATCAATATCCACACGGTACAGGACCGTTTTCGGCTTTGTCCATAAACAATAACGTTCCGTCAGCCATCGCTCGAGCTCTGATGCCTCCAGCATTCCGGCGCTTGGCGTGAAGCCCATCCGGAAACTCTCGCCAATAACTGGTTTAGCGAGGCGGCTCGTAAATGCATAACGCCTGTCTTTTTTCACAACTTTCATGCGGGCATATCGGTATGGAAGAAATCTCCCTGCACTCGCCGCTTTTACCGCTGGCAGGCTATCGGCATCCAGGCTAAAAAAATAGACTCCAGACCGGCCGTTACACGTTACATAGGTCCTTACATTCAATTCGCGGTAGGTTCCCACAATGGGAAATGGCAAAGAAAAGCGCAGACGCGTGTGATCGGCAATAAACGGAACGACGCCGACCCACGCTCGGCCTTCGAATAAATCAATTTCTAGTTCTTCCGGCACAAATGGACGCAGTGCATCGGGCGAAATCGGCCAATGCAAAAACACCAGATCCCGCCAGGTCTGCGCCATGATCCATGGCTTTTTCATCTATCCATCTCCCTTTTAAAAATATTCATAATGAAACAGGACAAAGAAAAATTCTCCGTCCCGTTTCATACGTTTATCCTTTCAACTTGTCTTCACCTTATTTTTCGATTATTTGTCTCCACCTATCCGTCCTTCGCTATTTTCCTTGGCGTCTTTCGGATGCCCGCCGTCATAATCGGAATCGTTGCCCCCTGCATTAAACTCTTTCTTTTGTAGTTCTTTCTGTGCGCTTTCTTTTGTCTCGCCGACTCTGCCTTCACTGCCGGGAATGCTGTCCTGGGGCTGCCCGCCATCGTAATCCGAGCTATTGCCCCCTGCATTGAATTTCTTATCTTCTTTATCCGGGATCTCATGATTTTCAGGTTCTTCACGCTGGTTATGGTCTGTTCCCATCGTTACGCCTCCTTGGAAAATCTGGAATTTCTGTTCCCTAATAATCTACCCAGCCTTAAAAGACTAAAACCGAATAAACTATTTTTTCAGTTTATTAACCAAATAGTAATAGTATTGTTTAGACAATAGATCAAAAAGCAATATTAAAATTCCTTTTATTGTAAAAATAAACACATAAAAAAACCTCATTCTACCTGAATGAGGCTTATCAATTATTCGTCTATTCATTAATATCAGCTAATGCCTTCTCGATGCTCGAGTAGGTTTTCAGCATATTGTCCCGGTCCAAGTCACGCACCAATTCGGTTGCCGCTTGGGGAGTGACACCGGTAATGTACAGATGGCTTCCCATAATGCGGAGCGCTTCGCAAATCTGTGTGAACCAATGGAGTGGAGATTCCTCGTTCCATGTCAATCCGGTAATATCGAGAAGCGCATGCTCAATCCGATGCTCGCTGACGTATTCGCATAATTTCACTTTCAATGCTTCAAAACGCTGCAAGCTCATCGTCCCCACGAGTGCTACCGTAGCAACGTTCGGCTGTATCGATAAAATCGGCAACATCAGTTTCTCGATTTCGCTTTCATTTTCACTGAGCGCTTCTTGCTGCATTTTTTCAACGGTAATATCTGTCTGGGTACCGATAAAATAGAGCTTTTCTTCGACAGTTACCGGGGCAATCGCCAGGCGGTTCCAAAACGGTGTTCCGTCTTTTCGGTAATTGCGTAAAATCACGGTCGTTTTTTCCTGGTTTTTGATGCCTTGCCGAATTTGGTCAATGGCATCAGGAGCCGTTTTCGGGCCTTGCAGGAAACGGCAGTTCTGGCCGAGGAGTTCTTCTTTGGCATAGCCAGTCATTTCCGTAAATGTATGGTTTGCATAAATGATTGGATTGTCTTCTTTTGCGGGATCTGTGACGATGGTGCCGACTTTGCTGCCGTCCAGCATGGCTTCAAGCAGCTGAATCTGTGTACCCACTTCCATTTTCTCCATATAAATTAGTTCACCTCAAATTTTTACTCATATTATTTTAACACAGCATGGCGCACAGCCAAAACCGGGAACTTCCGGAAGTTTCAGGAATCCGTCAAAGGGTAAATGTACAACAAGAGCTTTCTAAAGAAATGGAGAGGATACGCAAATGGCAAAAGTATTGGCAGTATTATCAAGCGGCTATTCAAACGAAGAGCATAATTACGTAACCGGCTGGTGGGCAGAAGAATTATTCGAGCCTTTATCCGAACTTGAAAAAGCAGGCCATTCAGTAGGTCTCGCTTCCATCGACGGCGGTAAACCGGTCGTCGATCCTTTGAGCCTTGATAAGGCTTATGACCCCGAAGGCAAATATAAAAAATTATACGATTCCGGCATCGCAGATAAGACAACACCAGTCGTCGATGTACGGGCAAGTGATTACGATGCCATTATGATCGTCGGCGGCCATGGCGCGATGTTCGATTTGGCGCATGATGAAAATCTGCACGCCGTCATCAACGTCGTCCACGAAACAGACGGCATCGTTTCTGCTGTTTGCCACGGGCCGGCCCCGCTTGTTTTCACGAAAACGAAAGACGGCAAGCCCTTATTGCAAGGCTTGAAAGTGACAGGATATCCGAACGATATGGAGCCTGAAGAAGTCGACGGGCTTTTGCCATTCAGCCTTGAAGATGAAATGGCCAAAATTGCGCAATACGACAAGGGCGATGGCCAAGACGAATACTTTGTTTGGGGCAGCGACCGCCTCCTGACTGGCCGCGATCCTGGTTCCTCACGAGCATTCGGCCGTGAATTGGCGAAGAAATTGACCGAACTGGAA
It encodes the following:
- a CDS encoding SDR family oxidoreductase, with the translated sequence MSKDKYEKIHDQIDPQEQDHQPGVESEMSPQPIYDDENYKGAGKLEGKVALITGGDSGIGRAVAIAYAKEGAHIAIAYLDEHEDADKTIEAVKAYGAEAQKFATDVSQVENCHQLVVDVIAEFGQLNVLVNNAGKQFPTEDFLDISPEQLHETFETNIYSMFYLSQAALPHLSKGDSIINTSSVTAYRGSPALIDYSSTKGAITSFTRSLAANVSEQGIRVNSVAPGPIWTPLIPATFDAEKSGKQGEDTPLERRGQPAELAPAYVYLASTDSTYVTGQAIHVNGGDFITS
- a CDS encoding YqjF family protein; the encoded protein is MKKPWIMAQTWRDLVFLHWPISPDALRPFVPEELEIDLFEGRAWVGVVPFIADHTRLRFSLPFPIVGTYRELNVRTYVTCNGRSGVYFFSLDADSLPAVKAASAGRFLPYRYARMKVVKKDRRYAFTSRLAKPVIGESFRMGFTPSAGMLEASELERWLTERYCLWTKPKTVLYRVDIDHVPWQLQKIHIEIAENSLAGFLPAGWNRQEPLAHFSALQKTRFYPPVKETI
- a CDS encoding PAS domain-containing protein; protein product: MEVGTQIQLLEAMLDGSKVGTIVTDPAKEDNPIIYANHTFTEMTGYAKEELLGQNCRFLQGPKTAPDAIDQIRQGIKNQEKTTVILRNYRKDGTPFWNRLAIAPVTVEEKLYFIGTQTDITVEKMQQEALSENESEIEKLMLPILSIQPNVATVALVGTMSLQRFEALKVKLCEYVSEHRIEHALLDITGLTWNEESPLHWFTQICEALRIMGSHLYITGVTPQAATELVRDLDRDNMLKTYSSIEKALADINE
- a CDS encoding type 1 glutamine amidotransferase domain-containing protein, which gives rise to MAKVLAVLSSGYSNEEHNYVTGWWAEELFEPLSELEKAGHSVGLASIDGGKPVVDPLSLDKAYDPEGKYKKLYDSGIADKTTPVVDVRASDYDAIMIVGGHGAMFDLAHDENLHAVINVVHETDGIVSAVCHGPAPLVFTKTKDGKPLLQGLKVTGYPNDMEPEEVDGLLPFSLEDEMAKIAQYDKGDGQDEYFVWGSDRLLTGRDPGSSRAFGRELAKKLTELEEHQLDKHLD